One Helianthus annuus cultivar XRQ/B chromosome 12, HanXRQr2.0-SUNRISE, whole genome shotgun sequence genomic region harbors:
- the LOC110891752 gene encoding uncharacterized protein LOC110891752, with translation MGICTSCHSTSVVTAKLILPDGRLQEFIYPTKVHHVLNKNPLIFICNADEMDFDDVVSPIKDHEELQPGHLYFALPLKRLKHPLQPEEMAALAVKASVALAKCSAGQRRKTNICFTTSRVKSSSRVADVVGLGRRSCRGGGGGTGGGKRGSFRVMLSAIPE, from the coding sequence ATGGGTATTTGCACTTCTTGCCACTCAACCTCCGTCGTCACCGCAAAACTAATATTACCCGACGGCAGATTACAAGAATTCATCTACCCCACCAAAGTTCACCACGTCCTTAACAAAAACCCTTTAATCTTCATATGCAACGCCGACGAAATGGACTTCGACGACGTCGTTTCCCCCATCAAAGACCATGAGGAGCTTCAACCTGGGCACCTTTACTTTGCCCTTCCCCTCAAAAGGTTGAAGCACCCGCTTCAACCTGAGGAGATGGCCGCATTGGCCGTCAAGGCCAGCGTCGCACTGGCAAAATGCAGCGCTGGCCAGCGTCGTAAAACAAATATTTGTTTTACGACGTCACGGGTTAAGAGTTCTAGTAGGGTGGCGGATGTTGTCGGGTTGGGCCGGAGGAGTTGccgcggtggcggtggcggtacCGGTGGTGGGAAGAGAGGGAGCTTTAGGGTTATGTTGAGTGCTATACCGGAGTGA